A genomic window from Hyla sarda isolate aHylSar1 chromosome 10, aHylSar1.hap1, whole genome shotgun sequence includes:
- the FNDC10 gene encoding fibronectin type III domain-containing protein 10, whose protein sequence is MFHLYFGTFQPLLLLCLFEWRPMAADFGVWQRIYRHPMLRSRALYSSYGMESSSAASTPFQRHKRGATSSNITRQSRRNNLLPNESICPYKVFSEGQESSKKSICFRTMDRDFRCDQRECIVYKSGRSLLANVLRNSSVLLQWQPADPYLADLKGFLINCSWNGTFTRFQCDSVQLGVNCRDYLLTNVHDNVRYRICLQTLFANRTSMEECVDFSVEPVGMQDIVIAMTAVGGSICVMLVIICLLVAYITENLMHPAFMHPSSKRGP, encoded by the coding sequence ATGTTCCATTTATACTTTGGGACCTTCCAGCCTTTGCTGCTTCTTTGCCTCTTTGAATGGAGACCCATGGCTGCTGATTTTGGGGTCTGGCAGCGAATATATAGGCACCCAATGCTGAGGAGCAGGGCACTGTATTCTTCCTACGGGATGGAGTCTTCATCGGCAGCCTCTACACCGTTTCAACGCCATAAAAGAGGAGCTACCTCGTCGAATATAACCAGACAAAGCAGGCGGAACAACTTACTGCCAAATGAATCTATTTGCCCTTACAAAGTGTTCAGCGAGGGGCAGGAGAGCTCCAAAAAGAGCATCTGTTTCAGGACCATGGACAGGGACttccgctgcgaccaaagagaaTGCATCGTGTACAAGTCAGGGAGGTCTTTGTTGGCCAACGTGTTGAGAAACAGCAGTGTCCTTCTACAATGGCAGCCAGCGGATCCGTACCTGGCGGACCTGAAAGGGTTTTTGATCAACTGCTCTTGGAACGGCACTTTTACTCGCTTTCAATGCGACAGCGTCCAGCTAGGTGTGAACTGCAGAGACTACCTCCTAACCAATGTGCACGACAATGTCAGGTATCGAATCTGCCTGCAGACCCTCTTCGCCAACAGGACGTCTATGGAAGAATGCGTGGACTTTAGCGTGGAGCCTGTGGGCATGCAAGACATTGTTATCGCCATGACTGCTGTAGGGGGGTCTATATGTGTGATGCTGGTCATCATCTGCCTCTTAGTGGCCTACATTACCGAGAATCTCATGCACCCTGCCTTTATGCACCCTTCTTCTAAGAGGGGACCGTGA